The following nucleotide sequence is from Cicer arietinum cultivar CDC Frontier isolate Library 1 chromosome 2, Cicar.CDCFrontier_v2.0, whole genome shotgun sequence.
GATGAACATTTAAGGATTCTCTTTCAAACAAAtagaaccaaaaataaataaataaattaaatgaagagaTAGATTATCCTTTACAGTGTTGGAATCGAAGCAAAGACCCAAGAGAACACCATATTTTCATTTGGTTAATAATTGCAtggaaaaaatagagaaacatGGAGGCATACATGAATTACTATGTATTATTTCAATATGAAGTTTTCCACATAACTTAGTTacattttattataacattATCTGAATGCACTTTCATGGCAATATATACCCTTTTCTAGTTATCTTGTTGCAAATCATGAAATTTGAAAGAGCATATATACACATAAGAACATTATGAATCTACGACGGACGCACACAAACATGAACATCAGTCACGACATCGACATTGACATGTAGACACcggtaataatttgaaaaaattaaagtgatcgAATGTAACATGTGTTATGTTGATGTTGGACACGCCTTCAATCTAAAGCGTATGTGCTGCATAGTTAGAACCCACTTCTGCATTCATCAAGCCACAAATGAAATGGCATTctgttgtttatatttttttattcagaaATGtaagtgaagaaaaataaaaagccTAATGCAATACTTACAAAAGTTCATTAGATATAAAATGCCAACAATCGACTTAAAATAGAATGAATTAAGATACAACTAAGACCATAATCCAAGAAAAGAAGTGCCAGCAacagaataataataaaacacataCTTCTCAATTACTGAGAAACCATATTGTAGGGATAAAGGAAACACTCCAACGGCACTGCAAACTGTAACCAACGTATGAAAAACAGTCAAAACAAAAAACCTCACAATTCATATtactacattttattttattaaaacaagCGAAAATACTTACCACTATATCGGCCACCGACCCAATCCCAAAATGCAAAAGCATTATTAGGATCAATGCCAAACTTTTCCACAAGCTGCATCAGAAATTAAGACAATAGAAAAAATAACCATAAGTTgtgttaaataaattatatatacatatacaagaAACCAAACAGCTATTTTTTAACTCGACGAGCTAATGCCAAAAGAGAAAATAACATATGGCTATACCGCGAGATTTGTACTAACTGCAACCATATGTTTTGCAACTGCTGATGGCCTGAAGTAAAATTGAATCATAAGCATGTCTTCAAAATACTATCAATTCCAGTTATATTTTTCCCTTTCAAATTActccaaatatattttgaagaaGCCAATAGAACCGCCATTTTATTACAATTATTGATCAAATACCTTCGATGCTTCACTTACCCTAGAGCAGATGAAATCCATTCCCTGAGTGTTCGAGCATTCAACATGGTTTCAGCAGTTGTAAAAGTCTTTGACACAACCACAACtacaaaaataagaagaatCGCAAATTCACAACCGTATAAAACACAAGATGGGCCCCAGTTTCTTAAGTCAAGTATGAAGGGAAATAAGAAAAGTTCAAATGAACTATTTACCAAGGGTTGTTTCAGGATTTAATCCTGTGATTGTTTTAGCAACATCAATTGGATCAACATTTGCAAGACTGCACACAGAAGCAAAATCATGAAGAGGTTGATTTCATAAAAAAGGTATATTACATTCTCACAAGCACATATACCAATCTAAATCTTTCAAGAATAATCAGCAGCGCAAAAAAATGAGGCATAGTTTAATGCTTCCTTAAAAGGTTAAGTATAAATCTAAATTAGCCTTGTCACCACTAACTATGAGACACAAAAGAAAAGTGATGATCTGAAAAGCTTGCATAGAAAGATTAAGAAATCTAGAGAACTTACAAGTTACAAGTAGTTTACTAGATGACAATAAATTAGACTTAAGAAACCAAAGCAATAGAAGATGCTTACAAGCGCAGCTGACGTCCTCTTGCAGATTCAATTGCTTCAGGATCTGTAAGATGTAATAGTAAATACATATTCAGCACTTGTTTGAAGCTTAGGTTCATTTACATGTGTACTAGAAAAATGTACAACTGAAAGTAAaagaaaagataataataacaatgcCACTAAGAGACCAGAAAGTAACAGCAACCTGTTTGAAGAGCTGTGTGCACAAATAGTGGACCTAAGAAGCTGCCACCGATACCTATGGCAACAACATTCTTCAGTTCCTTTCCAGTAGCTCCGACCTGCGAAATATGATTAATACTCTCAACTTGAGTTAAACATTTCCACACACAAAGATTGGCAAGCATATTACCCAAGATCCACTGCGGACTCGCTCAGAAAAATCCCGGATCTTGTCCAGAACATTCCAAACATCCAGGACAACATTCTTTCCATCACTCTGTATAACAGCATCCCTTGGAGCACGAAGGGCTACATGAAGTACTGCTCTATTCTCAGTGCTGTTTATCTGAAAAGTCcaagaaaaattacaaaataaaatacagtAATGCAGAAATTTAATCCTGAAAATATATCGCATTTACACTGCAACTTTACACAACGTTTTCCAGATAAAAGGTGGGAATTTCAGAGACCCCATTAGATAAAGATATGATTTTAAGTTAACACCTTTATTCCCCTTTATTTTGCATCCTAAGATATCATTGTACATGTAGAACTCGTAGGATCAGTATATAAGTACTTACATGCTCCCCTTTGtacatttgatttattttttgcttGAGGGATGCAACCTACATCACACCAAcacaaacaataataaataaccaAATCATCGCATTTTAGTTGGAATAACTTTTACATTTAAGAGAAAAACGTAACAGACGGACACAACATAACACAAGTTGTCCGAATACCTAGAATGAAGAAACTGACCTCAGCCAATTGGAAGAGTTTTTCCCTTGTTTCAAGTGTGGCCTGCTGCCTTGAGTAGTCCAATAGAATTCCATCAAATTCACTTCAAAGAATGCAAAATTCAGAAGGTTATTACATCACAATGTAATAAGTACACTAATATTGGTTCAATTTTTTGCGCACTAAATATTTCCAAATCCTCAAAATGGTATTCTCCTAAGTTTATTGTCActgctaaaaaaaataaagtatcaGATTATAAGACTATATAGCCTTGTAAAGTAAGTGACATACACCATCATTGATTTGGATCTCTCGTCGTCACTCAATAAATCACGTAAATGATTCGCTTTAATGTCCTCAACGTGCGCCTGTACAAAGGAGAACCATTTAATAAATGTTCACAGTATTTGCATTAAACTTTTTACATATCTAAGAAGTAATGTCGGTGTCACACCTTCAACTCCTTCCATGGCTGGGTGTCACTGATGAGAGTCGAGGAAGCCATTTCGAACAATAACTGGTAAGATTTCCTGACAAGAAGTTTTACCAATCTATAATGTAATTTAGCCAGTTAATTTTGAACAGTTTCCTACACCAAACAATCATACAagtcttctgcatccaataaagcATGACGACACACTAACAGATAGATAAAAAGAACAGTTAAAAAAGTGTGTGTGCATTTACTTCAAAGTGCATAATAGCCACACAGATTTAACAGATGAATCAAGTCAGCTCCGCATGAGTGAATTTGAgtctctaaaaatatatgtatacaCTATATCCCATTCATGGcccatgaaattaaaaaattactaattcGATATTGGTTTCCATGtgtttaaagaaaataaatgccTCAGAAAGACTACctaaaacatatttaaagaaaataaaaaagttaagagTGTTATATTGGTTGGAAAGTAAACAATAATACATGACATGTAaccaaatttgttaaaaattcttAATTCAAGAATGACGGTTCAATGTCAGCTTCCATCTGGGAAACTAAATCAATTCCTTGGATAGAACGCCATCGAAATTAAAAGAGTTCAAAAAGACTTATAAGTTAGTAGGACAAAAATATACTTAAGAGCCTTATTCCAAGTATTTCTGTTTCACAacaatgtatatatttttataggaGAAACATCAATTCATGTGATTCTCTCTTGGTACATAAAGCTATCATGTATGACACAGGACTGCAGCATAAGTACAATAGCCAGCATTATAAAAGAAACAAGATACTGTATACGAGCCAAGGATTATTCAAGCGCTAAGCTCCCTTAACACTGAACAAGCAACATCGTAAGGTAGGCTAATCAACTGCTAAAGTTTCTTTCTAGATAATAATTCAGTGAAtcaaatactattaaaaattattagaaaaaaagtGCATGCAATCAAATTTGGAATTAGCTCCATATAAGCATTCAATCAAACATTAACCATTCATTCAACCAAAATTTGGTTTTCTATGtgatgatagtgatgatgaTGGTGGAATATGGATCTCTaattaatatactaaaattCTTATAAAATCCACCTAATCACTTATGTTATGATCTTCTGCTACATCCATAGTGATTATAATTATAACTATGAACATCAATTTCTAAAAGGGATTCttccaaaacatacataaaCATAAAGCAAATCCCAACAAGGCTTTGTAAATTGTAATCAAACAGAAGCAGAAGAGAGTAATGGGTTTGAATCGCTACCTGAAAAAGGAATCAACTTTGGTAAGAAAGGGGAAATGGGTGTGTGATTTGGAAAATGGTTACAATCGCATAAGCTAGTGTTAGTTGAAACTTTTTATTtgcttttaacaaatatatattattaattattatttatttattatgattgaATCGTGAAGAGGAAGAAAGCGATGATGGATTTTGGTTCTGTGGATGGaagataatatatttattataagtGTTTATTAAACACAAAATTTAATACCAGACACTTTATTTCATACACCGTATTTCGTGCATAatttatacattttatattatttctttctctttgttgaaattttgtGTCCAAATCTTAgtgcaaatattttattttttcagttaTTTCTTgggaatgaattttttttttcttttacaagaATTGCTCGTGAATGAGTGAGCCATGCATTGAGTAGTGAGCACAAAGCTCGTGAATGGTGACGATTCAAAGAAACTAAAATACAGATGCGCATGCCTCATGCcaatttcattattaattaataattttgaaaatagacGAATATCATGctaaaatttaaagatataGGATAATATAGTGTCTCGTTAGTTTgtttagttaataaaattgatGTGGAAGAAGTTAATCGCTTACGTGACGAATTCGACCGTTAGTCAAATTCATTGTAAGAAAGAGATTAATTTGTCGATTTTAAAATTACAGGAGTTAATTTGcttgattttgaaaataaaattaaaactcaaatttttaaattaaaaaaaaatactaaaattttgttatagTTGGTGATTCTCAAATgacattgtaaaataaaaattattgtcatAGTTGGTGCAACTAAAAAGTCTTTTTGCACACCAAAAAATGTTTAGAGACAAGTTCTCATACCCTCAATACTTAAACAAGTTCCCAACTTGGTATCATTCTCTTGTGGCAATGGTTTAACCTCATCTTCAATTATAAGTGGACTTTTTACATAATTGTTTAGACCAATATAAGTCTTGTCCTCACAAGTGCCCTTTCAGTCATTGTCTTTCTTTTCATTCcctataatatttaaaacaatttagcATAAGAACATAGTgcaaatcaattaaacacagGTTAAATATATGTTTAGAAGAATTAGTAAAATACGAAAGTTTTTGTCTTAGTTGATGTCATAATTCCTGTCTTATATATTGATTTAGTTATTTTCCTATATGCATGTGTTGATGAAGGTTAAGCTAGACGATCAATTATTACTTGGGTTGTGTTAGTTACAAGTGCAAGTTCAAGTTGTTTTGTGTTGTTGTATATTCAGTCATTGTTTATATTCTTGCAGATttaattgttgttaatttatatttctaaatagTATTATCAGTTATTACtattcattaatattttgagtAATTTTTAAACATTGACTCGTAAATCTTATtcgctttaaaaaaatatacgaAGGATCGTACactttttaatttgtatttatttagaGACTTATAAAGAAAGAGACgataaaagattattttaaattagaattGGTTGGTCCAATTTTAGCCTATCTTTAAGGGTTGAAGGGTTGTtgtatttatatcatatttggaCTTTAAGTACCATTTTATTTCATGTGATATTATATATTACAATagttaaatagttaattttacATATTCCCTCTTTTAAAATTATACCTCTCCTCACCCACTACATTCAACCAAAACATGACTTTAAGCAAATAGTGATAGTTTGAATAAGAGTTTTTTACTTCTTGTgaatggattttatttgattgggAGGTCGAGATGTCAAAAGTAGGATCATGTGTTATAGCACTCGTTTTATACTCACACTAGAAAAAAAGTATTCCAAATACATATTCACATAGGTAGTAATTTGAAAACTCATACATGCTAGATACTTAAGTTACACACATAACACGTTGAAATTGAAAAGATAACCATCAAACTTTTTGAATATACAAATTCAAACTATGAAGATATATAGTTGTAATCActatatcaatcaacaatatgACTCATGtataatttgtatatatacattacttaaatataattttggtcatttattttttatttattttttatttgatatttattttagttgtttaattttttatttatttatcttttataagtgaTGTATTCAAGTCTTTTTttacaatcaaaacaaaaattatagcAACTGCTAGTCACTGAAATTCCTTCTTACAATTGTCAATAtgtgtaatataatattttttttcaaaaaaacatctATTTAATCTAATAATGGGTTTACACTTGAAAAAATTATCTTTGCATGATGcattaaaatagatataaattatttgaaatgaaagacATTTTTCAAAGTTCCCgatatttttatttcatcttTATTAAATTTGCgcatttaactttataattgatCTAATATTAGACATCTATAATTCATGATAGTTattatacaattatttataaaaagttatgataaaaataactaacattcattaattataaaagataaataataaaaataaataaataaaaaatatatttaataaaagataaatgactataCACGTAATACTTACTTTTTACTTTAACCATACtgaataatttttgtaattatctAATGGGCCTATTCATTGTGATCTCTATTAGAGGGGATTACTCAATTTGTCATCACTATATTTTATGATCCAATGGTGCAAATGAGGATCAAGCATCAAGAAGTTGGTAAGGGCATACATAGGTGGCCCCCAAGACAAGGGCAAGGACAAAGAAAATAAGAGAGAAGCTTGAAGAGCATATAACTTTGTTCTTTTGATAGAAAACTTTTCCAATACAACTTCACaatgtattaatttttctttagtaaACATGTAGGTTTATGTTTAGTTCATACTTGACTGTAATAATGTATGGTTAGTAGTATATGTTGTTTCTTTAGGAGTGCATATAACTCCTTTGTGGTAGTTGGCCATGGGCCATTGATGGGCCTAGTCTAGTGTACTTGGACTTGGCATTATAGAGGCCATAGgtatacataataaaaaataaaaaataaaacatcaaaatcaatgtatttattaattgttttaactttttttagttatttttatatgtatatttttattgaaatttgtgagatattaaatatttatcaataatattaaaaagacaAATATATTGAACaagagtataaaataa
It contains:
- the LOC101502187 gene encoding glucose-6-phosphate isomerase, cytosolic — translated: MASSTLISDTQPWKELKAHVEDIKANHLRDLLSDDERSKSMMVEFDGILLDYSRQQATLETREKLFQLAEVASLKQKINQMYKGEHINSTENRAVLHVALRAPRDAVIQSDGKNVVLDVWNVLDKIRDFSERVRSGSWVGATGKELKNVVAIGIGGSFLGPLFVHTALQTDPEAIESARGRQLRFLANVDPIDVAKTITGLNPETTLVVVVSKTFTTAETMLNARTLREWISSALGPSAVAKHMVAVSTNLALVEKFGIDPNNAFAFWDWVGGRYSVCSAVGVFPLSLQYGFSVIEKFLKGASSIDQHVYSEPFESNIPVLLGLLSVWNVSFLGYPARAILPYTQALEKFAPHIQQVSMESNGKGVSIDGVPLPFEAGEIDFGEPGTNGQHSFYQLIHQGRVIPCDFIGVVKSQQPVYLKGEVVSNHDELMSNFFAQPDALAYGKTPEQLQKENVPPHLVPHKTFSGNRPSLSLLLPSLNAYNIGQLLAIYEHRIAVEGFVWGINSFDQWGVELGKSLATQVRKQLNASRTKGEPIQGFNFSTTTMLTRYLEASADIPADPPTTLPQI